In Pseudomonas saudiphocaensis, one DNA window encodes the following:
- a CDS encoding TIGR02281 family clan AA aspartic protease, protein MRSIPLLLITLLLVAAYAAASPRVQVVGLFPGAAVLNVDGQRKLVRVGQTGPGGVQVVSADSAGAVLRVEGVERHYPLSRELSGGYAEPEGKQLSIAKGQGGHYWVAGSINGHPVQFLVDTGATSVAINENQARRLGIDYRVNGKQVVVGTASGTAKAWRVHLNSVKVGAINVMGVEAVVVEGSSPTEALLGMSFLGRVSWREDQGLLRLESKI, encoded by the coding sequence ATGCGCTCCATCCCCCTGTTGCTTATCACGCTATTGCTGGTCGCCGCTTATGCTGCCGCCTCACCGCGAGTGCAGGTGGTAGGCTTGTTTCCCGGAGCCGCCGTGCTCAATGTAGATGGTCAGCGCAAACTGGTACGTGTTGGGCAAACAGGGCCGGGCGGGGTCCAGGTGGTCAGCGCTGACTCCGCTGGAGCGGTGCTGCGTGTAGAAGGTGTCGAGCGTCACTATCCCCTCAGCCGCGAGCTGAGCGGCGGATATGCCGAGCCTGAAGGCAAGCAACTGAGCATCGCCAAGGGGCAGGGCGGTCACTACTGGGTCGCCGGCTCGATCAATGGCCACCCGGTGCAGTTTCTCGTCGATACGGGCGCAACCTCGGTGGCGATCAACGAAAACCAGGCGCGTCGCCTGGGCATCGACTATCGCGTCAACGGCAAACAAGTCGTGGTCGGCACCGCCAGCGGTACGGCCAAGGCCTGGCGGGTGCACCTCAACAGCGTCAAGGTCGGCGCCATCAATGTTATGGGCGTAGAGGCGGTGGTCGTGGAGGGCTCATCCCCTACCGAAGCACTACTGGGTATGAGCTTTCTCGGGCGAGTCAGCTGGCGCGAAGACCAGGGCTTGCTGAGGCTTGAGTCGAAGATTTGA
- a CDS encoding phosphatidylglycerophosphatase A, giving the protein MPLSVWRNPWHNLAFGFGSGTLPKAPGTWGSLLALAFVPLWQTLPGWAYGLVIVASMLFGIWLCGKVAQDLGVHDHEGIVWDEFAGIWITFWLVPAGWPWLLLGFLVFRVLDIVKPWPLSWVDRNVTGGLGIMLDDILAGFAACGLVHLVVWLVG; this is encoded by the coding sequence ATGCCATTGTCGGTATGGCGCAATCCTTGGCACAACCTGGCGTTTGGTTTCGGCTCCGGCACCCTGCCAAAAGCGCCGGGCACCTGGGGCTCGCTGCTGGCGCTGGCCTTCGTGCCGCTGTGGCAGACGCTGCCCGGCTGGGCCTATGGGTTGGTGATTGTCGCAAGCATGCTGTTTGGTATCTGGCTGTGCGGCAAGGTTGCGCAAGATTTGGGAGTGCACGACCACGAAGGCATCGTCTGGGACGAGTTTGCAGGTATCTGGATCACCTTCTGGCTGGTGCCTGCCGGCTGGCCGTGGCTGCTGCTGGGCTTCCTGGTGTTCCGCGTGCTGGATATCGTCAAGCCCTGGCCGCTCAGCTGGGTAGACCGCAATGTCACTGGCGGCCTCGGCATCATGCTCGACGATATCCTTGCCGGTTTTGCTGCCTGTGGTCTGGTGCATCTGGTGGTGTGGCTGGTCGGCTGA
- the thiL gene encoding thiamine-phosphate kinase, which translates to MGEFELIRHYFAAAACARVGGDVLLGIGDDCAVLAVPAGEQLVVSTDTLVAGVHFPDPCDPYLLGQRALAVSTSDLAAMGATPIGFTLALSLPAAEPGWLEGFARGLDAMAARCEMRLIGGDTTRGPLSITVTVFGRVPAGQALLRSGARAGDLLCVGGMLGDAAGALPLVLGERECGTAEAAQLLDRYWSPQPQLAFGQALRGKATSALDISDGLLADCGHIAAASGVQLCIQQQQVPLSEALTELLGPEAALQCGLTGGDDYVLAFTLPADELQGLQAAGWPVQVIGAVEPGEGVRLLDADGNTSVVGKQGYNHFSP; encoded by the coding sequence ATGGGTGAGTTCGAGCTGATCCGCCATTACTTCGCCGCCGCCGCTTGTGCCAGGGTCGGCGGCGATGTGCTGTTGGGCATCGGCGATGACTGCGCAGTGCTTGCGGTTCCGGCGGGTGAGCAGTTGGTGGTTTCCACCGACACCCTTGTGGCCGGTGTGCACTTCCCCGATCCCTGCGACCCTTATCTGCTCGGCCAGCGCGCGCTGGCGGTGTCCACCAGCGACCTGGCGGCCATGGGCGCCACCCCCATCGGCTTTACCCTGGCTCTGTCCCTTCCCGCAGCCGAACCTGGGTGGCTGGAGGGCTTTGCACGGGGCCTCGATGCAATGGCGGCCCGCTGCGAGATGCGCCTGATCGGCGGCGATACCACCCGTGGCCCGCTGAGTATCACCGTGACGGTATTCGGTCGTGTACCGGCGGGGCAGGCGTTGCTGCGCAGCGGTGCCAGGGCCGGAGACCTGCTTTGTGTTGGCGGGATGCTCGGTGATGCGGCCGGCGCATTGCCGCTGGTCCTGGGTGAGCGTGAATGTGGAACTGCGGAGGCCGCGCAGCTGCTTGACCGCTATTGGTCGCCACAGCCGCAGTTGGCCTTTGGTCAGGCCTTGCGTGGCAAGGCTACGTCGGCGCTGGATATTTCCGATGGTCTGTTGGCCGACTGCGGGCATATCGCCGCGGCATCGGGTGTGCAGCTGTGCATCCAACAGCAGCAGGTGCCGTTGTCGGAGGCGTTGACCGAGTTGTTGGGGCCGGAGGCCGCGCTGCAGTGCGGCCTGACCGGCGGCGATGATTATGTGCTCGCATTCACTTTGCCTGCAGATGAACTACAAGGTTTGCAAGCCGCTGGCTGGCCGGTGCAGGTAATTGGCGCTGTTGAGCCTGGTGAAGGTGTTCGCCTGCTGGACGCCGACGGCAATACTTCGGTCGTGGGCAAACAGGGTTACAACCATTTCAGCCCCTGA
- the nusB gene encoding transcription antitermination factor NusB: protein MSLNRDESQEPQPKAKGKIATRRVARSLAMQALYQWHMAGQSLNEIEAQFRVDNDFSGVDGNYFHELLTGVARAKTEIDGAIVPHLDRPLEELDPVELAILRLSTFELMQRIDVPYRVVINEGIELAKVFGATDGHKFVNGVLDKLAPSLRSAEVRARKG from the coding sequence GTGAGCCTTAATCGCGACGAAAGCCAGGAGCCCCAGCCGAAGGCCAAGGGCAAGATCGCTACGCGCCGCGTCGCGCGTAGCCTGGCGATGCAGGCCCTGTATCAGTGGCACATGGCAGGCCAGAGCCTGAACGAGATCGAGGCGCAGTTTCGCGTCGACAATGATTTCTCCGGTGTCGATGGCAACTACTTCCACGAACTGCTGACTGGCGTGGCCCGTGCCAAGACCGAGATCGACGGCGCTATCGTGCCCCACCTCGACCGCCCGCTGGAGGAACTCGACCCGGTGGAGCTGGCGATCCTGCGCCTGTCCACATTCGAGCTGATGCAGCGGATCGATGTGCCCTATCGTGTGGTGATCAACGAAGGCATCGAGCTGGCCAAGGTATTCGGCGCCACCGACGGACACAAGTTCGTCAACGGCGTGCTGGACAAGCTGGCGCCCAGCCTGCGCAGCGCTGAAGTCCGCGCCCGCAAGGGCTGA
- the ribE gene encoding 6,7-dimethyl-8-ribityllumazine synthase, producing the protein MTLKTIEGTFIAPQGKFALVVGRFNSFVVESLVSGAIDALVRHGVSEDDIIIIRAPGAFEIPLVAQKVAQQGEYDAIIALGAVIRGGTPHFEYVAGECTKGLAQVSMEFGVPVAFGVLTVDSIEQAIERSGTKAGNKGAEAALSALEMVSLLAQLEAK; encoded by the coding sequence CCTTCATCGCCCCGCAAGGGAAGTTCGCGCTGGTAGTCGGCCGCTTCAACAGCTTCGTCGTCGAAAGCCTGGTGAGTGGCGCCATCGACGCGCTGGTTCGCCACGGTGTGAGCGAAGACGACATCATCATCATCCGCGCGCCAGGCGCCTTCGAGATTCCGCTGGTGGCACAGAAGGTCGCCCAGCAGGGTGAGTACGACGCCATCATCGCCCTGGGTGCGGTCATTCGTGGCGGCACCCCGCACTTCGAATACGTCGCCGGCGAATGCACCAAGGGCCTGGCCCAGGTCTCCATGGAGTTCGGCGTGCCGGTCGCCTTTGGCGTGCTGACCGTCGATTCCATCGAGCAGGCCATCGAGCGTTCCGGCACCAAGGCCGGCAACAAGGGTGCCGAGGCCGCACTGTCCGCACTTGAAATGGTGAGCCTGCTGGCGCAGCTGGAGGCCAAGTGA